In Leptospira saintgironsiae, the DNA window TATGGGCACCCAGAATTTTTCTGGTTTTAGGACTTACTAATATTTTGACGAATTGGTCTTCGGAAAGTCTAGCCATTCCTGTGGCGCTACTGGAGTAAGGATTGATTGCGGAGATATATTCGGTGCCTTCTTCCTTCAATTGTTGTTCTGTTTTGCCTACACCTGCCACTTGAGGATGGGTGAATACAGAATGGGGAACTGGAGGATATTCGACCGGAGTTCTGTTTTTGTCTACATATAAGGACTGAAACAAGAACTCTCCTTCAAAGTTTACGGAGTGGCGGAAGAAATATTTTCCAATAATATCTCCCAGGGCATAAACACCGTCAGTAGTTGTTTCAAAGTATTCGTTTGTTTTGATATAACCTTTTTCATCTGTTTGGATACCAGTGTGTTGGAGGTCCAACCAATCTGTATTTGGTTTGATACCAGTTGCGACTAAGAGTGCATCTCCTTCTAATATAAAAGTTTCTGAAGAATTTTGGCATTCTAAACGGAAGATACCATCTTTATAGTCAACCTTCTTCACTTCTGTTCCTAAACGAACATCTTCTCTTTTAGAAAATGCTTTTTCGAAACCGTCTATAATATCTTTGTCTTCATGAGAAAGCATTCTGTTACGAACGATAAAAGTAGTCTTAGAACCGAATGCTGAATATGCAAATCCAAGTTCTAAACCAATATAGCCCCCACCGATGACCAAAAGTTTTTTAGGAAGTTCAGTTCTTCTGAGAGCTTCTCTACTAGTCATATAAGGAGTTCCTGCAAGACCAGGAATATTAGGGATAGAAGGCCTACATCCCGCAGCTATAAAAATACGATCTGCTGTGAGCAATTCTCCGTTTACTTTTACTACTTTATTTTCCACGAATCTACCTTCGTGAGGATAAAAGTCTATGTTTGGATTTTTTTCATAAGCAGGGATAATACTATCTGAGTCCGCATCCACCGTTGCAGAAACTCTCTCCACCAAAGTTTTAAAATCTACGGAGAATGGACCGGGGATTCCCAACTGAAATTTAGACACATCCTTGGCTTGTGCTAAAATTTCCGCAGGATGGATTAGCATCTTAGAAGGGATGCAACCCCTGTTCAAGCAGGTCCCTCCCAAACGATCTTTTTCTAAGATTGCTACCTTATAACCAAGTTTAGAAGGAGGTGTGACTAATTTAGTTCCTCCTCCGGAGCCTATTACGAGAATATCATACTTTTTCATGCGGTTAATTCAATGGAGAATGGGATACTTCTAAACGAAAAGAATTCTTTTGGGGAATACATGAGATAAATTTCAAAAATTTACC includes these proteins:
- a CDS encoding dihydrolipoyl dehydrogenase, with translation MKKYDILVIGSGGGTKLVTPPSKLGYKVAILEKDRLGGTCLNRGCIPSKMLIHPAEILAQAKDVSKFQLGIPGPFSVDFKTLVERVSATVDADSDSIIPAYEKNPNIDFYPHEGRFVENKVVKVNGELLTADRIFIAAGCRPSIPNIPGLAGTPYMTSREALRRTELPKKLLVIGGGYIGLELGFAYSAFGSKTTFIVRNRMLSHEDKDIIDGFEKAFSKREDVRLGTEVKKVDYKDGIFRLECQNSSETFILEGDALLVATGIKPNTDWLDLQHTGIQTDEKGYIKTNEYFETTTDGVYALGDIIGKYFFRHSVNFEGEFLFQSLYVDKNRTPVEYPPVPHSVFTHPQVAGVGKTEQQLKEEGTEYISAINPYSSSATGMARLSEDQFVKILVSPKTRKILGAHILGDEASNLIHLFILLMTMGGTLDDLLKMIYVHPALPEIARNAARKAREILSSS